The nucleotide sequence CCAGGCCGGCCGGGCGGCCTTCCACGTAGCGCTCTTCCACCACGGCCCGTACGGTGTCGCCGGGCTGGACATCGCGGCTGAAGTCCATGTCCGAGGCGAAGATGTCGGCCAGGGCCAGGGCGGTGGCCAAATTGCCGCCGCTGGCGGCCACGGCTTCGGACAGGGTGGATGTGACGGTGGCGGTCAAAAGGGCGGGGCGTACCTCGCACTGTTTGGTTTCGACCCGGGCGGCAAGCTCGCCGTCGTTTTCGTCGATGACCAGGGTTTCAGTTTCGTTGATGTCGTATTCAAAAGAGACCAGTTCCCGGTCGCGCAGGGTGAGGCGGTAGGGCTGGCCGGTGCGCAGGTTGGAGAAGGAGAAGTCCTCGGGGTCGGCCAGGGCGGCGATTTTGGCCGGCTCGGCATGGCGGCCGAGGAGGCCGGCCAGGGTCTGGCCGGGGCGGATCTCGCCGGTGATGGTCCGGGCGTCGGGGTGGGCCGCGTTTGGCGCTTCCGGTTCGGGGGGCGCGGCGTTTACGGCCGGCTCGGTTTCGGGCGGACTTTCAAACAGGTTGCCGACGACGGCGACGTTGGTTTCGGACCGGGCCGGGGCCGGGGCCGGGGCCGAGGCGGTCTGGAACAGCGACTCCAGGAAGGCTCTCGGCGCGGTCAGGCGGGCGAGGCCCAGGACAGCGGCCAGAGCCAGGACGGCAAGACCGAGGAGGGTGAGCAGTCGCCAGGAGCGGCGACGGTGCTTGGAAAAGATCGGTCGGCCGGGATCACCAAGTGGCGGGTAGGGCATGGGTGTGGTTCCATGGGGTCGCGCCGGGCAGGCGGATGGCGTTAGGCTGAGGCTGTGCGGTCATGGCGCTTCGGCGTCGGCGCGCGGATGACAGGAGTATGAAAGAATGTTCATGTTTCGTTGTGGGATTGTATGGATAGCGTCTGGTGCAATCGAGTCGTGCGGAGAATAGCGATTTTTCTGGATCGGTCAAGGTGGGGTGTTTTCTGCAAAGAGTGACTGGTGTTTGGTTGTTTTTGGATATGATACGTCCTTGATTTCTTTGTTTATGGAGTAAATTTCATGAATAAAACTTTTGTTTTTAATGTACTAT is from Solidesulfovibrio magneticus RS-1 and encodes:
- a CDS encoding peptidoglycan DD-metalloendopeptidase family protein, translated to MPYPPLGDPGRPIFSKHRRRSWRLLTLLGLAVLALAAVLGLARLTAPRAFLESLFQTASAPAPAPARSETNVAVVGNLFESPPETEPAVNAAPPEPEAPNAAHPDARTITGEIRPGQTLAGLLGRHAEPAKIAALADPEDFSFSNLRTGQPYRLTLRDRELVSFEYDINETETLVIDENDGELAARVETKQCEVRPALLTATVTSTLSEAVAASGGNLATALALADIFASDMDFSRDVQPGDTVRAVVEERYVEGRPAGLGRVLAARYTSGDKVLEGYGILGDKGRLEYYDAEGVPLRKTFLRAPLSFLRVTSGFTASRLHPILKVRKAHYGVDYAAPTGTPIWTVGDGVVIERGRNHAAGNYLTVRHGKTYVTRYNHLSRFAKGIAQGSRVVQGQVIGYVGATGYATGPHLDFRMYADGRPVNALDNDTAEATPLPRARLAEFREDALTYAAVLDGHKPPAALADALPAANGGM